The Spea bombifrons isolate aSpeBom1 chromosome 7, aSpeBom1.2.pri, whole genome shotgun sequence genomic interval TGCTGGGATTTCCGGACTTGAACCCCAGCTGGTGAAAAGGAAGATGAAAaatctttattaataaataatggttAAGTAATTCCACCCCAGGATACCTTTTCCAATTAGTTCAAAGATAATGATCTCATTGGCTTGCTAATGAATGGTTTGAAGTCTGGAAACTTGGTCTAAGAGTAGTTGTGTCCGGACAGACACCCCAGCAGAGGCATTGCTCAGGGTGATTTTGCATACcactattaatatataaaaaacgacattttttgtatatattcatCTTTTAAACGAGTTCAACCTCTTTCTCGTAATTATTAATCACTACATGAAATAATTACACGTCCCTGTAAACCTCCCTACGATTAAATAGAAAATGTCCTTATAAGTGATCTGTATGACGCAAGTCAGTAAAACTCCTTTGGACTCATATTGCGTAACCTTCCGGGTGTACAAAGATGGCTGCGCAGGATATccggtttctatggtaacagcaGAGCTGCGATAGAGGCGGTCAGCCTAGAGGCCGCTGTCAGGTACTGTATGCTGCGCCCTGCGTATGGGTGTACCAAGATGGCCGCGCACAGCGCTCTGCTTCCGGTTACCCTCTTCCCTCTGACACTGCCGCTAACCTTGAGTTCTCCGAACTGGTTGCCGGGGAAAGATGGTAAGTGGAACGCTTGGCCCCCGAGGGCCCCGGTAAATCGTCCTACGAGGTATAATAGGAGGTTCAGACAGGTTACGTGATGCTAAAGGTTCATGCAATATTAAGCGGTTGAGCAGAGAAGACATTCGCCATGTCCCATGCGTACTGCTCCCACAGGAGGCTTTTTATCAGGAGATCATGTATTCCATTATAAggagattatatataatatatatatctctctctctatatatatatatatatattaatacccGTCAgccatttaatgggaaatttagaaACCCAGGGCTTGGTGTAGGTAATGACAGGTCATAGCTGCATCCATTCTTTAATAATGTCTTTTACTCTGACGTCACACTGATTTATTAATTGGTGTGTAAGTTGTTATCTGTGTGTCATGTAACACGTGTTTTAGATGCCACATTTTTTCAGCTAGGACATCCATCAGGTAGACAGCCGAGCAGCTCTTATTAAACTTCATTTCCCATGTTGCTCTGCCAGGCATGGGCAGGCTCATTTGGTTTGGGGGTCCAGGctgagcattgtgggaactgtagtcataaaaaaaaaaatactgggtCCGTAGCAGGCTGCTTGACTCCTCCACCGGATAATGACCCCGTGTCACAGATAATCTCGTACCGATACATCTATTATCGGACATGTCAGGCTTTATATTTTATCGCAGTTACGCATTTTAGATGCCCGGTCATTTGTGTAACGTATTTTTTTACCTGGCTGCTATAAAACTGCTCTGTAACTACAATTCTCATTATTCATCTCTGTGCTAGCATCGCTGGAGTTGTAGTTCCCAAACAGCTGGGGAGATGCCCGTTGGCTACCCCTGTccgctataaatatatataaatatggatttattaaaataagttggtttctttaaaatacaataaagtcCAGCATTCACATAGCTAATAGTTTAGCTAGGTtagtgtgatttttattttttttgtttgtttttttacgactttttatttttttattttacgttGTCTCTCTTTGCCCTTCTCCACAGGCCAAATACTTGGCACAGATTGTGGTGATGGGGGCGCAGGTGGTGGGGAGAGCTTTTGCACGCGCCCTGCGTCAGGAATTTGCGGGTAAGTAGGACCAGCGTATTGTAGAACGATTtgttggtggtggtggtggtgcggTGTCTCAATGACGTCCCCCAGCTGTAGGTTTTTACGTTCTCCTTGGATATGTACAGGAGGCTCTGGCGTAGATCCTTTATGGAAAGCATTGCTTGGCGAGATATTTCAGCCTCTCTGACAGCAAAGGGCATAATGGGTTGCTCTGCGGAAATGATCTCTTGTCCATGGGAACGTGGGCACCGATAATATGAGACCACCCTGTCCAAATGGAGTGGGGGGTGCTGCTCGTAGCGTGTGGCGCAGGGTGACGGCTTCAAGGCTGGAACATTCGCAGAATCTGCTCCGTCTTTAAAGCAAATCACCTCCAAGCAGCCTTTTATCTCATGTTCGATACCAGCTTTGATTACTTTGACTCGCTCACGACCCTGAAATTGGCaagattttacttatttttattaccGTGTGTATGGGAGCCGCGTGTTTTTGACAACATGCTTTTTTCTTCACCAGAGCCAATACGTGGCATTTCAGAACCCTCCAAACTCAATGTGTGTACTAAAGTTGGCACCATAAACCCCACCTGTTCTTTTGGTACCAGGGCTGACTATCACGttatttatgtgtttgttttttttcttcacagttTTCTACCcatctgcttctttttttcactttttattttttatttacactttttatttattatcctgttgtttttttttcttagcaaGCAGGGCAGCTGCTGAAGCTAGAGGCGGTCGAGCCGGGAAGGAATCTGCAGCCGCCAGCAGCTTGTCTGGCATAAGCATCCAGGAAGCCCAGCAGATACTGAACATCTCCAAGATGACGCCTGAAGAGATCCAAAAGGTGAAATACCCCGCATGCGACTACCTCCTTCACTAACGTGGCTTTAAATGGCCAATGATACACAACAGTACTAGACCTGTCCTCGTCACTGACTCTCTTCATACATAGATTCaattctatatacattatactcATTCATGTAAATCTCATGAACACGTGTGGACACCAGCAGACATCTGGGTGTCTGGGCTGTCTCTGTGGCTGCGTTATGTGAGTGCAGTGACCCAGTACCCCAAACGTAAAAGGTTTTATCTCCTGAACAGATTGGTCTTCTAAAAAGATCAACGGAGCCCTTTTTAAATTTTCACTTGAGACTTGACGTACCAGGTCGGACATGTTGAAAAAAAGCTAATCACTCTACGTTTTAAGGGAATGTAGTTTACATATAATTGCTTTTTGTATCCCAGTTTGATACTTGTACTTTTTATAAGCATGTGTGgaatatctttgtttttttcagcgtTATGAAAAATAATTCGTAATTTATTTCTCCTCCAGAATTGACCTGCTGTGGTCTGGTGTTTTTGGGTTGTgtaatagtcttttttttttttttttttttattgtgtgtatttaACTTTTGAGACCGTTCACCCTTTTCACGAACATCAGTTCTTATGTTTAGCTGTCCAGCATTTGAAGTTCCCTGTCTTTTTGTGCATTAACCCCTCTGACcatccctttatttatttaacgcTCCCTTATCCGCGACCTGCGCGTATCTGGCCAATttgtttgtgtaaatatatgataaaataaGTGTTCTCCTTTCAATTTTTCTACAGAACTACGATCACCTTTTCAAAGTAAACGACAAATCCGTCGGTGGATCCTTCTACCTGCAGTCAAAGGTGAGAGGAAGCTGGTCTCAAGTTTTTCACATTTGCCAACTGCGATGAGTTAGGTTTGGGtacaaaggggttaatccatTCTTGGGATTGGTCCGAGACCCTGGTGTTTATCCACACTCGAACCTGTTCCCGAGATGGCGGTGCACAGACTGCTGGGAGTTGGCTTCTTTGCAATACGCTGCTGTGTCTTGGTCCCTGCTTCCCACCCTTTACATGGACACAAGAGGGAATTATCAGTAAATATAGTTCTTCCAAGGGATCTGGTGACCCGGTAGTAACCAATTGGAATCTGTAATTCTGCAGAACTAATTCAAAGTCTTGCTTTTCAAACTGCGGTCTAAGAGCCATCGGTGATCCTCAGGAGGGCACATTGCAGATATCAGATACAAAGACGATAGCGATAGAATGTTTCCAGCTTCTAAATGTCCTACAAGTTACGTAGCTTTCTTTGACAACTACATTTCATGTAGAGGGGGATAGATCGTCTTTGGAACGCACTTTGTATAAAAGAGGAATATTCTTCTGTTCCTTTAGGTGGTTCGAGCCAAGGAGCGACTGGACCAAGAGATACTTATTCAGACAAAAGCACAACAATCGAAAGAGCAATCTAAAGAGACGTGACCCTGATTTCATCGTTGTCTTGCACCGTTAAATCTTATACTTCTGGCGAAAGCAACCTGCATCTCTCCGGTCTAATAAGCTACAGCTGCCATGATGCTCTTACAGACACTTGTTAGCGGTgggtcatgggagttgtagtttatcCTCGGCTGGATAgttgcaggatttttttttttgtcttgaagGCCAACAACCCGTCACAGAACATCGTCACAGCCCATCGGGAGTATGAAATAGGCCAGTCTGGCAGCAAACTAGATGCACATTGTAATTTATAGCTGCAACAATAAAGAttcattattgttttgtttaagaGGCCTATCTTGGTATATTTTGTGATAAGTTCTGAGTGGTATCGCTACGGTTCACTTTAAAAGGCAGTTCTGCTGATGTGTCCTTTGCTCAAAGTCCATGCAGAGAAGGTCTGTCTGTAAATTGTTTGTTTTAGGGAcgtaaaagtgaaaaaaagcgAAGGTGCTCTGGATACCGGCTTTAGCGCGGATCGTATGCTGCTGGTATGCTGTAAATCCCAGATCCTCCAGCACTTCCCGTGTTATCAACAAAAGATACATTGTGGCTTCCCAGGTGTCTGTGTCTAGAGCATCCTTCACTCACTAAAGGAGATGCTCCAACAGAGAACCTACTGTAGAAGAAGCCATTAAAGGCGCATGTTCTTGGGTGAGCTGGTCTACATGTTTGACTCAGCTAAAAGGGCCTGTCCCACGGAAAGCCTGGTTTTAtcccattttgttccaataaactccctttctCTGCATACCTGGgcgccgccgttgctgtcaatCATATTTTTgatgactttcccggctcaaacaccacactgagctgatgctttatggccatgctaatgaagtcctttgctctgtagactttcattagttagACCAGGGTCCCGGCTGGTTGATTAAGGCTGAGTCTTTGTGTTAAGGCAGCATGATAAGATCAGATTTTGTCCTTTTCTGCCACAAGCTCTCCACCATATTAGCAAAATAACGAGAGACAAATAGCATTTTTAAAaccaatgtctttttttattaaggtt includes:
- the PAM16 gene encoding mitochondrial import inner membrane translocase subunit TIM16 — translated: MAKYLAQIVVMGAQVVGRAFARALRQEFAASRAAAEARGGRAGKESAAASSLSGISIQEAQQILNISKMTPEEIQKNYDHLFKVNDKSVGGSFYLQSKVVRAKERLDQEILIQTKAQQSKEQSKET